The following are from one region of the Hydrogenimonas sp. SS33 genome:
- a CDS encoding efflux RND transporter periplasmic adaptor subunit, giving the protein METLMLLTYAALCWAIFKIFKIPVNKWSLTTAVLGGVFLIGHVLMGMAYYHPASKKARIFYVTTQIIPNVRGKVIEVPVQPNVPIKKGDVLFKIDPTPYQAKVDEIKALLAFAQKRLQDVIKLRKRAGGSKFDIEEYKKQVAQYKAQLASAMFDLKSCTVTAPSDGYVTHMRVRPGQMAVPFPFQPMMTFVNADTATLVAGFPQEPSSNLHEGDPAEAVFTAYPGMTFQGHVSKVLPVMAEGELKPGQDMVSFTRQLPPGLVPAVITLDKNISQLGLPMGVDADVAVYGAKEGYWSHVAIVRKILLRMITWSHFLRFH; this is encoded by the coding sequence ATGGAAACCTTGATGCTCCTGACCTACGCCGCACTCTGCTGGGCGATCTTCAAAATCTTCAAAATCCCGGTCAACAAATGGTCCCTGACCACCGCGGTGCTCGGCGGCGTCTTCCTCATCGGCCATGTTCTGATGGGGATGGCCTACTACCACCCCGCTTCCAAGAAGGCGCGCATCTTCTATGTCACGACCCAGATCATCCCCAATGTCCGGGGCAAGGTGATCGAGGTCCCGGTCCAGCCCAACGTGCCTATCAAAAAGGGCGACGTGCTCTTCAAGATCGACCCCACTCCCTATCAGGCGAAGGTGGACGAGATCAAGGCGCTGCTGGCTTTCGCCCAGAAGCGCCTGCAGGATGTGATTAAACTGCGCAAACGGGCAGGCGGGTCGAAATTCGACATCGAAGAGTACAAGAAGCAGGTGGCCCAGTACAAAGCGCAGCTGGCCAGTGCCATGTTCGACCTAAAAAGCTGCACCGTGACGGCCCCTTCCGACGGCTACGTCACCCATATGCGCGTCCGGCCCGGGCAGATGGCGGTGCCCTTCCCCTTCCAGCCCATGATGACCTTCGTCAATGCCGACACGGCGACGCTGGTGGCGGGCTTTCCCCAGGAACCATCCAGCAACCTGCACGAGGGTGACCCGGCGGAGGCGGTCTTCACCGCCTATCCGGGCATGACCTTCCAGGGCCATGTTTCCAAAGTGCTGCCGGTCATGGCGGAGGGCGAGTTGAAACCGGGCCAGGATATGGTCTCCTTCACCCGCCAGCTTCCTCCAGGCCTTGTGCCTGCGGTCATCACCCTGGACAAAAACATCAGCCAGCTCGGGCTGCCCATGGGGGTGGATGCCGACGTGGCGGTCTACGGCGCCAAAGAGGGGTACTGGTCCCACGTGGCGATCGTGCGCAAGATTTTGCTGCGCATGATCACCTGGTCGCACTTCCTTCGATTCCATTGA
- a CDS encoding DUF3302 domain-containing protein has translation MHIEPRLLDFVALGIFVVVAIFLVYVVIFIHDIPYEIAKKRNHPHREAIHAAGWVSLFLMHTIWPFLWIWAYLYNPKEGWGVEKVAVEPSEEFREQLKKLEALEKRVEELQTELEKRESSKGELA, from the coding sequence ATGCATATCGAACCGCGACTGCTCGATTTCGTCGCATTGGGAATCTTCGTGGTGGTGGCGATTTTCCTGGTCTATGTCGTCATCTTCATCCACGATATCCCCTACGAAATCGCCAAAAAGCGCAACCACCCCCATCGGGAGGCGATCCACGCCGCGGGGTGGGTGAGCCTCTTTCTGATGCACACCATCTGGCCCTTTCTCTGGATCTGGGCCTACCTCTATAACCCCAAAGAGGGGTGGGGCGTGGAGAAGGTGGCGGTGGAGCCCTCCGAGGAGTTCCGCGAGCAGCTCAAGAAGCTCGAAGCCCTCGAAAAGAGGGTGGAGGAGCTTCAGACGGAGCTCGAGAAGCGTGAAAGCAGCAAAGGAGAGCTGGCCTGA
- a CDS encoding uracil-DNA glycosylase family protein: MIDAAPDWQESLQRAYGALDGAYRAFLQTGEYIPAKERVFAAFKTLPRSRMRYILFGQDPYPRPESATGHAFIDGAVERLFGEKGLSARVNRATSLRNFIKMALVAEGLLTCDDLSQEAIAALDKRALIDSIDDLRQNFERHGVLLLNAALVFEEKSASNRHAKAWRPFLRALLSELPTEVELILFGAIARRILDLPEAARFRHHLLEHPYNHTFVCNVTAHALFGPMHLLRKHKG; encoded by the coding sequence ATGATTGACGCCGCCCCCGACTGGCAGGAGAGCCTGCAGCGTGCCTACGGCGCCCTCGATGGGGCCTATCGCGCCTTTTTGCAAACGGGGGAATACATTCCCGCAAAAGAGCGGGTTTTCGCCGCCTTCAAAACCCTTCCCCGATCCAGAATGCGCTATATTCTCTTTGGCCAGGACCCCTACCCGAGACCCGAGTCGGCCACGGGGCACGCCTTCATCGACGGGGCGGTGGAGCGCCTTTTTGGCGAGAAAGGGCTGAGTGCCCGGGTCAATCGCGCCACCAGCCTGCGCAATTTCATCAAAATGGCGCTTGTCGCCGAGGGGCTGCTTACCTGCGACGACCTCTCCCAGGAGGCGATCGCGGCCCTGGATAAGCGGGCCCTCATCGACTCTATCGACGACCTGCGGCAAAATTTTGAACGTCACGGCGTCTTGCTTCTCAATGCGGCGCTGGTTTTCGAGGAAAAGAGCGCCTCCAACCGCCATGCCAAGGCGTGGCGCCCCTTTCTGCGGGCCCTGCTCTCGGAACTGCCGACGGAGGTGGAGCTGATACTCTTCGGCGCCATCGCCCGGCGCATTCTCGACCTGCCCGAAGCGGCCCGCTTCCGCCACCACCTGCTGGAACACCCCTACAACCACACTTTCGTCTGCAACGTGACGGCCCATGCCCTCTTCGGTCCGATGCATCTTTTGCGCAAGCATAAGGGATGA